The proteins below come from a single Dermatophilaceae bacterium Soc4.6 genomic window:
- a CDS encoding DUF885 domain-containing protein: MTETTASTAPADPSAATTRASTAVDAVADAYFDAVVALSPIAATTFGIPGHDEEIDDFSPAGQEARSHLRQATLQQLDLATPVDDIDRVTVAAMRERLGLAEELHAAGVEAMSLNVLASPLQEIRDVFDLMPQDGDAAWVTIAARLLSVPGAVAGYRESLAAAKARGLVTPVRQVEACLAQVAELVGADGWFARQPTMAVAGGARSTTAEAVRVAAASSAAAYDELGVFLRDELLPAAPASDACGIERYRLVSRHFVGAQVDLEETYRWGQEEVATLDAAMREVADRVRPGASIQEAIGLLNADPAYRLEGKPALRAWMQTTADRAIADLADTHFDIPEPVRTIEGMIAPTDTGGIYYTGPSDDFSRPGRMWWSVPRGETSFGTWKELTTVYHEGVPGHHLQVAQTIYRSALLNRWRRLECWISGHGEGWALYAERLMAELGYLDDPGNRMGWLDGQSLRAARVVIDIGVHCGFEAPAEVGGGDWTYDKAWAYLQAHANQGEAWLRFELDRYLGWPGQAPSYKIGERLWLQLRDEVRTREGDAFDPKAFHRRALDVGSVGLETLREAVLGEI; the protein is encoded by the coding sequence GTGACCGAGACGACTGCCTCCACCGCCCCCGCCGACCCGTCTGCCGCCACCACCCGTGCCTCGACCGCGGTCGACGCCGTCGCCGACGCCTACTTCGACGCCGTGGTGGCCCTGAGCCCCATCGCCGCGACCACCTTCGGCATCCCGGGCCACGACGAGGAGATCGACGACTTCTCGCCGGCCGGGCAGGAAGCCCGCTCGCACCTGCGGCAGGCGACGCTCCAGCAGCTCGACCTCGCCACGCCGGTCGACGACATCGACCGCGTGACGGTCGCGGCCATGCGCGAGCGCCTCGGCCTCGCCGAGGAGCTGCACGCCGCCGGGGTGGAGGCCATGTCGCTCAACGTCCTCGCGTCGCCCCTGCAGGAGATCCGCGACGTCTTCGACCTGATGCCCCAGGACGGAGACGCTGCGTGGGTCACCATCGCCGCGCGCCTGCTCTCGGTGCCGGGCGCCGTCGCCGGCTACCGCGAGTCGCTCGCCGCCGCCAAGGCCCGGGGCCTGGTGACCCCCGTCCGCCAGGTCGAGGCCTGCCTCGCGCAGGTCGCCGAGCTGGTCGGTGCCGACGGGTGGTTCGCCCGGCAGCCCACGATGGCCGTGGCCGGCGGTGCGAGGTCCACCACCGCGGAGGCGGTCAGGGTCGCGGCTGCCTCGTCGGCGGCGGCATACGACGAGCTGGGGGTGTTCCTGCGCGACGAGCTACTGCCCGCCGCTCCGGCCTCCGACGCCTGCGGCATCGAGCGCTACCGGCTGGTGTCGCGGCACTTCGTGGGGGCGCAGGTCGACCTCGAGGAGACCTACCGCTGGGGGCAGGAGGAGGTCGCCACGCTCGACGCCGCGATGCGCGAGGTCGCCGACCGGGTCCGCCCCGGCGCCAGCATCCAGGAGGCCATCGGGCTGCTCAACGCCGACCCGGCCTACCGCCTCGAGGGCAAGCCGGCCCTCAGGGCCTGGATGCAGACCACGGCCGACCGGGCCATCGCCGACCTCGCCGACACGCACTTCGACATCCCCGAGCCCGTGCGCACCATCGAGGGGATGATCGCACCGACCGACACCGGCGGCATCTACTACACCGGCCCGAGCGACGACTTCAGCCGGCCGGGGCGGATGTGGTGGTCGGTGCCGAGGGGCGAGACCTCGTTCGGCACGTGGAAGGAGCTCACGACCGTCTACCACGAGGGCGTCCCCGGCCACCACCTCCAGGTCGCCCAGACCATCTACCGCTCCGCGCTGCTCAACAGGTGGCGGCGGCTCGAGTGCTGGATCTCGGGTCACGGCGAGGGCTGGGCGCTCTACGCCGAGCGGCTGATGGCCGAGCTGGGCTACCTCGACGACCCGGGCAACCGGATGGGCTGGCTCGACGGGCAGTCGCTGCGCGCCGCCCGCGTCGTCATCGACATCGGCGTCCACTGCGGCTTCGAGGCGCCTGCCGAGGTCGGCGGCGGCGACTGGACCTACGACAAGGCCTGGGCCTACCTGCAGGCGCACGCCAACCAGGGCGAGGCCTGGCTGCGCTTCGAGCTCGACCGCTACCTCGGCTGGCCCGGGCAGGCGCCGTCCTACAAGATCGGCGAGCGCCTCTGGCTGCAGCTGCGCGACGAGGTCCGCACCCGCGAGGGAGACGCCTTCGACCCCAAGGCCTTCCACCGCCGGGCCCTCGACGTCGGCAGCGTCGGGCTCGAGACGCTGCGGGAGGCGGTGCTGGGCGAGATCTGA
- a CDS encoding Na+/H+ antiporter gives MEPALVLLALAATVIVVAAGARRFELSAPLVLTGVGILASFVPWVPEIEVGPEVILFGILPPLLYAASIRTSLVDLGENKRVIGLLSVGLVVFTAFGVALVSWRLLDVPFAAALALGGIVAPPDAVAATAVARRIGLPRRIVTILEGESLFNDATALVTVRAAILGIAGSVSLAEVGGDFLVAAVGGIAIGLVVAYALAWVRRRITDTTTDVALSFMIPWIAYLPAESVHASGVLAVVVAGILLGHKAPLVQTAQSRTAERLNWTTIQYLLENAVFLLIGLQSHAIIVAVADSTLGLGRSVLLALLVLVTVMLLRPVWILSVSVLLRLTSTGARRGSFKAGLILSWAGMRGVVTLAAAFLLPSTTPHRELLVFIALVVTVGTLSIQGLTLPLLARALGVYGPDPREDALQAATVIQKAVARGQAALDECIDPTTPDEIVDQLRTQGRRRTDLAWERLGVDREDEPSPNETYRRLRRTMLVAEREEVLDLRGTGTIDHEVLDEVMRSLDLEESMLAGSEARDERLQDRTILTPEPQRGDCEHLAQATSRVGPKHPDRCEDCLREGLQPVHLRMCLACGNVACCDSSIGRHAERHFHQEGHPVMRSIEPGEAWRWCYADELLG, from the coding sequence GTGGAACCCGCCCTCGTCCTGCTCGCCCTCGCGGCGACCGTCATCGTCGTGGCCGCTGGAGCCCGGCGGTTCGAGCTGTCGGCCCCGTTGGTCCTGACCGGCGTCGGGATCCTGGCCTCGTTCGTGCCGTGGGTGCCCGAGATCGAGGTCGGCCCCGAGGTCATCCTCTTCGGCATCCTGCCGCCCCTGCTGTATGCCGCGTCGATCCGCACGTCGTTGGTGGACCTGGGCGAGAACAAGCGGGTCATCGGCCTGCTCTCGGTCGGTCTCGTGGTCTTCACCGCCTTCGGCGTCGCGCTGGTGAGCTGGCGCCTGCTGGACGTGCCCTTCGCCGCGGCCCTGGCCCTCGGGGGCATCGTCGCCCCGCCCGACGCCGTGGCGGCGACGGCGGTCGCGCGGCGCATCGGGCTCCCCCGGCGCATCGTCACGATCCTCGAGGGTGAGTCGCTCTTCAACGACGCGACGGCCCTGGTCACGGTGCGGGCCGCGATCCTGGGCATCGCCGGCTCGGTCAGCCTCGCGGAGGTGGGCGGCGACTTCCTGGTCGCCGCGGTCGGTGGCATCGCCATCGGGCTGGTCGTCGCCTACGCCCTCGCCTGGGTCCGCCGCCGGATCACCGACACGACCACCGACGTGGCCCTGTCCTTCATGATCCCGTGGATCGCCTACCTGCCCGCCGAGTCGGTGCACGCCTCGGGCGTGCTGGCGGTCGTGGTCGCGGGGATCCTGCTCGGGCACAAGGCGCCTCTCGTGCAGACCGCGCAGTCGCGCACAGCCGAGCGGCTCAACTGGACGACCATCCAGTACCTCCTCGAGAACGCGGTCTTCCTGCTCATCGGCCTGCAGAGCCACGCCATCATCGTGGCCGTCGCCGACTCGACCCTCGGCCTGGGCCGCTCGGTGCTGCTGGCCCTGCTCGTGCTGGTCACGGTCATGCTGCTGCGCCCCGTCTGGATCCTGTCGGTCAGCGTGTTGCTGCGGCTCACCTCGACCGGCGCCCGTCGCGGCTCCTTCAAGGCCGGGCTGATCCTGTCGTGGGCGGGGATGCGCGGGGTGGTGACGCTGGCCGCGGCCTTCCTCCTGCCGTCGACCACACCGCACCGCGAGCTGCTGGTCTTCATCGCCCTCGTCGTCACCGTCGGCACCCTGTCGATCCAGGGGCTGACGCTTCCCCTGCTCGCCCGGGCGCTCGGCGTCTACGGGCCGGACCCGCGCGAGGACGCCCTCCAGGCGGCCACGGTCATCCAGAAGGCGGTGGCCCGTGGGCAGGCCGCCCTCGACGAGTGCATCGACCCCACCACCCCCGACGAGATCGTCGACCAGCTGCGCACCCAGGGGCGCCGCCGCACCGACCTCGCGTGGGAACGGCTCGGGGTCGACCGCGAGGACGAGCCCAGCCCCAACGAGACCTATCGCCGGCTGCGGCGCACCATGCTCGTCGCCGAGCGCGAGGAGGTGCTCGACCTGCGCGGCACCGGCACCATCGACCACGAGGTGCTCGACGAGGTGATGCGCAGCCTCGACCTCGAGGAGTCGATGCTCGCCGGCAGCGAGGCCCGTGACGAGCGGCTCCAGGACCGCACGATCCTCACGCCGGAGCCCCAACGAGGCGACTGCGAGCACCTGGCGCAGGCCACCAGTCGGGTCGGGCCGAAGCACCCCGACCGCTGCGAGGACTGCCTGCGCGAGGGACTGCAGCCGGTGCACCTGCGGATGTGCCTGGCCTGCGGCAACGTCGCCTGCTGCGACTCCTCGATCGGGCGCCACGCCGAGCGGCACTTCCACCAGGAGGGCCACCCGGTCATGCGCAGCATCGAGCCGGGCGAGGCCTGGCGCTGGTGCTACGCCGACGAGCTGCTGGGCTAG
- a CDS encoding long-chain fatty acid--CoA ligase, which produces MTNLATNLTTTAQEHGDRPAVRLDDTTLTYTQLQDAARRVTALLVDRGIEPGDRVGLVLPNVPGYPIAFYGALATGAVVVPMNPLLKAREVQYYLEDSGAKLIFAWEDMATEAAAAAQTVGIECITVGLHQFTELLADWEPDERMVERDDEDTVVLLYTSGTTGQPKGAELTHANMRSNAAVTRDTLVELTPDDVVMGCLPLFHCFGLTCGLNAAVLAGACLTLIPRFDAGKALEVVGRDRVTVFEGVPTMYAGMLHSDGASTADMASLRTCISGGSAMPVEVMRRFEEAFGCIVLEGYGLSETSPVASFNRPDIERRPGSIGVPVRGVEMKLIDDDGNDVTGGTPESVGEIAIKGENVMRGYWGREEATAEAIVDGWFRSGDMARTDEDGYFYIVDRKKDLIIRGGYNVYPREVEEAIYEHESVAEVAVVGVPHDSLGEEVAAAVTLKEGHQVTPDEIKAFAKERLAAYKYPRHVWLVDALPKGPTGKILRREVSAPASETPSDAPSGTTV; this is translated from the coding sequence GTGACCAACCTGGCCACCAACCTGACCACGACGGCCCAGGAGCACGGCGACCGTCCGGCGGTGCGCCTCGATGACACGACGCTCACCTACACGCAGCTGCAGGACGCGGCCCGACGGGTGACCGCCCTGCTGGTCGACCGCGGCATCGAGCCGGGAGACCGGGTCGGGCTCGTCCTGCCCAACGTGCCGGGCTACCCCATCGCCTTCTACGGCGCGCTGGCCACTGGCGCGGTCGTCGTGCCGATGAACCCCCTGCTCAAGGCCCGCGAGGTGCAGTACTACCTCGAGGACTCCGGAGCCAAGCTCATCTTCGCGTGGGAGGACATGGCGACCGAGGCGGCCGCGGCCGCGCAGACCGTGGGCATCGAGTGCATCACGGTGGGGCTGCACCAGTTCACCGAGCTGCTGGCCGACTGGGAGCCCGACGAGCGGATGGTCGAGCGCGACGACGAGGACACCGTCGTGCTGCTCTACACCTCGGGCACGACCGGGCAGCCCAAGGGCGCGGAGCTGACCCACGCCAACATGCGCAGCAACGCTGCGGTGACCCGCGACACCCTCGTGGAGCTGACGCCCGACGACGTCGTCATGGGCTGCCTGCCGCTGTTCCACTGCTTCGGCCTGACCTGCGGGCTCAACGCCGCCGTGCTCGCCGGAGCCTGCCTGACCCTCATCCCCCGCTTCGACGCGGGCAAGGCGCTCGAGGTCGTGGGCCGCGACCGGGTCACCGTCTTCGAGGGGGTGCCCACCATGTATGCCGGCATGCTCCACTCCGACGGTGCGTCGACCGCCGACATGGCAAGCCTGCGGACCTGCATCTCGGGAGGGTCGGCGATGCCCGTCGAGGTGATGCGCCGCTTCGAGGAGGCCTTTGGCTGCATCGTGCTCGAGGGCTACGGACTGTCGGAGACCTCGCCGGTCGCGTCATTCAACCGCCCCGACATCGAGCGCCGGCCCGGCTCGATCGGGGTGCCCGTGCGCGGGGTCGAGATGAAGCTGATCGACGACGACGGCAACGACGTCACCGGCGGGACGCCCGAGTCCGTCGGCGAGATCGCGATCAAGGGTGAGAACGTGATGCGCGGCTACTGGGGCCGCGAGGAGGCCACGGCCGAGGCGATCGTCGACGGGTGGTTCCGCTCCGGCGACATGGCCCGCACCGACGAGGACGGCTACTTCTACATCGTCGACCGCAAGAAGGACCTCATCATCCGCGGGGGCTACAACGTCTACCCGCGCGAGGTCGAGGAGGCGATCTACGAGCACGAGTCGGTGGCCGAGGTCGCCGTCGTCGGCGTCCCCCACGACAGCCTCGGTGAGGAGGTCGCGGCCGCGGTGACCCTCAAGGAGGGGCACCAGGTCACGCCCGACGAGATCAAGGCCTTCGCCAAGGAGCGGCTGGCGGCCTACAAGTACCCCCGTCACGTCTGGCTGGTCGACGCCCTGCCCAAGGGGCCGACGGGCAAGATCCTGCGTCGTGAGGTCTCGGCGCCAGCGTCCGAGACGCCGTCCGACGCGCCGTCCGGGACCACGGTATGA